The following proteins are encoded in a genomic region of Pyricularia oryzae 70-15 chromosome 6, whole genome shotgun sequence:
- a CDS encoding NADH oxidase, with protein sequence MSPPRFEAAPADPSPLGTPLKYPVSGRSAPNRFLNAAMSEGLATFDEADPSKRGIPTEQLVQLYRRWGQGEWGQIQTGNVMIDPEHLEAPGNMVVPRDAEPSGERFDMFSKLAAAAKEHGSLIVAQVGHPGRQARGSVQQHPISASDVQLKQEMFGSKFGVPRPATKEDIKAVIEGFAHTAEYLEKAGFDGIELHAAHGYLLAQFLSETTNQRTDEYGGSLENRMRLILEVTAEVRRRTSKNFILGIKINSVEFQEKGFKPEEAVQLCEALEAAGMDFVETSGGTYESFGFAHRKESSRKRENYFIEFAEVIRKAVKHMVVYTTGGFKTVGAMVDALQGVDGIGIGRAAGSEPDLAKDIIAGKVSSIIKYAMGEDEFVLQLTACSAQIRLMAKGEEPFDISNADEVARVTQLMAEGKV encoded by the coding sequence atgtccCCACCACGCTTCGAAGCGGCCCCTGCCGACCCCTCACCGCTCGGCACGCCGCTCAAATACCCCGTCTCGGGGCGGTCGGCGCCCAACCGGTTCCTCAACGCGGCCATGTCGGAGGGCCTGGCGACGTTTGACGAGGCGGACCCGTCCAAGCGCGGCATCCCGACGGAGCAGCTGGTGCAGCTGTACCGGCGCTGGGGCCAGGGCGAGTGGGGCCAGATCCAGACGGGCAACGTCATGATCGACCCGGAGCACCTCGAGGCCCCGGGCAACATGGTGGTGCCGCGCGACGCCGAGCCCTCGGGCGAGCGCTTCGACATGTTTTCcaagctcgccgccgccgccaaggagCACGGCAGCCTCATCGTCGCGCAGGTCGGACACCCCGGTCGCCAGGCCCGCGGCAGCGTCCAGCAGCACCCCATTAGCGCCAGCGACGTGCAGCTTAAGCAGGAGATGTTTGGGTCAAAGTTTGGCGTGCCCAGGCCCGCTACCAAGGAGGATATTAAGGCGGTGATTGAGGGTTTTGCCCACACGGCCGAGTACCTTGAAAAGGCCGGTTTCGACGGTATCGAATTGCACGCCGCCCACGGTTACCTGCTGGCCCAATTCCTGTCCGAAACAACCAACCAGCGCACCGACGAGTACGGCGGCAGCCTCGAAAACCGCATGCGGCTAATCCTCGAGGTCACGGCCGAGGTCCGCAGGCGGACGAGCAAGAATTTCATCCTCGGCATCAAAATTAACAGCGTCGAGTTCCAGGAGAAGGGTTTCAAGCCAGAGGAGGCGGTGCAGTTGTGCGAGGCCCTCGAGGCCGCGGGCATGGATTTTGTCGAGACGAGCGGCGGCACCTATGAGAGTTTTGGTTTTGCGCACCGCAAGGAGTCCAGCCGCAAGCGGGAGAACTATTTTATCGAGTTCGCCGAGGTCATCCGCAAGGCCGTCAAGCACATGGTGGTCTACACCACCGGCGGCTTCAAGACGGTGGGCGCCATGGTCGACGCGCTGCAGGGCGTCGATGGGATAGGCATCGGGCGCGCAGCCGGTTCGGAGCCGGACCTCGCCAAGGACATCATCGCGGGCAAGGTGTCCAGCATTATCAAATACGCCATGGGGGAGGACGAGTTTGTGCTGCAGTTGACTGCCTGCTCGGCGCAAATAAGGCTGATGGCCAAGGGCGAGGAGCCGTTTGACATCTCAAACGCCGACGAGGTGGCGCGGGTGACGCAGTTGATGGCGGAGGGCAAGGTGTAG
- a CDS encoding peptidase family T4 yields the protein MTTPASSKKPRCRVREAVPGIHLGFWPPGPRNSLTDVPGVLVHTETIRSADGQVNTGATTILPRKDWFRDACHAGVFRFNGAGEMTGCHWLEETGLLASPIVITNSFSVGDAYRGVLDYAVEHNRAHGTKWFMLPVVAETFDGFMNDLYRFAVKPEHIAQSIRSASSAPVPEGNVGGGTGMLCQGFKGGTGSSSRLVPGVKLSAAAGDGKTKETSWTVAALVQANYGQLHHLHFAGVPVGRIMAEQRRADEATAAADRAYAEAKDDKDGSIIVVVATDAPLNPLQCQRLARRATAGLARVGGYGHNLSGDIFLAFSTGSSVVVQTEGGQPAQEIAGSSIDDNTINALFEAAADATQEAIYNALCMAETMTGFEGHTVEAIDLDKLREIMDKHMVR from the coding sequence ATGACAACTCCCGCCTCCAGCAAAAAGCCCCGTTGTCGGGTCAGGGAAGCCGTCCCGGGCATCCACCTGGGCTTCTGGCCGCCGGGACCCAGGAACAGCCTCACCGACGTCCCGGGGGTGCTTGTGCACACCGAGACCATCCGCTCCGCCGACGGCCAGGTCAACACGGGCGCGACCACCATCCTGCCCCGCAAGGACTGGTTCCGGGATGCCTGCCACGCGGGCGTCTTCCGCTTCAACGGCGCGGGCGAGATGACGGGCTGCCACTGGCTGGAGGAGACGGGCCTGCTGGCCAGCCCCATCGTCATCACCAACTCCTTCTCCGTCGGCGATGCCTACCGCGGCGTCCTGGACTACGCCGTCGAGCACAACCGGGCCCACGGGACAAAGTGGTTCATGCTGCCCGTCGTGGCCGAGACCTTTGACGGCTTCATGAACGACCTCTACCGCTTCGCCGTCAAGCCCGAGCACATTGCCCAGTCCATCAGGAGCGCATCCTCCGCCCCCGTGCCCGAGGGCAACGTGGGCGGCGGCACGGGCATGCTCTGCCAGGGCTTCAAGGGCGGCACCGGCTCCAGCTCGCGCCTGGTCCCGGGCGTCAAgctctcggcggcggccggtGATGGCAAGACCAAAGAGACGTCGTGGACGGTCGCGGCGCTGGTGCAGGCCAACTACGGCCAGCTGCACCACCTGCACTTTGCCGGCGTGCCGGTGGGGCGCATCATGGCGGAGCAGCGCCGGGCCGACGaggcgacggcggccgcCGACAGGGCCTacgccgaggccaaggacgacaaggacGGCAGCATCATCGTGGTCGTGGCCACGGACGCGCCCCTCAACCCGCTGCAGTGCCAGCGGCTGGCCAGGCGGGCGACGGCGGGCCTGGCCAGGGTCGGGGGCTACGGGCACAACCTGTCCGGGGACATCTTTTTGGCCTTTTCCACGGGCAGCTCCGTGGTGGTGCAGACCGAGGGGGGCCAGCCCGCGCAGGAGATTGCCGGGAGCAGCATCGACGACAACACCATCAATGCGCTGTTCGAGGCCGCGGCCGATGCCACGCAGGAGGCTATTTACAACGCGCTCTGCATGGCCGAGACCATGACGGGGTTCGAGGGGCACACGGTCGAGGCCATCGATCTGGACAAGTTGAGGGAGATTATGGACAAGCACATGGTGCGATGA
- a CDS encoding cytochrome P450 3A19 — protein sequence MTPQGLLAVCTGLLLLKIFISFVSRYRRHQILIRQHGCLPPPKAKLKDPIFGIDVILSNGRAAREHRSLQTFEERFYSIGATYSTKHGFPLIITMEPDNVRAVINQNFHDYALAPFRQPALKHFLGDGIFTTDGEKWHSSRALLRPNFNRDQIANLEAIETHVKDLFALLPRDGATPVDLKGLLLRFTMDSTTEFLFGQSVYSLRRNGARDGDSLEAQFETAFTGAQAECMEFIGMGPLARFARVNSQKQVEIVHRYIDKFVDRAIAFRKEYGKQGHRSESSLTGFVPGPAYRRVVVVDSQPGYPCHAFRKEYEAGGGGPIGTGKEKPKYLFLQELAKQTTDRTRLRSELLNILMAGRDTTASLLGNLFFMISKSPEIMAKLQQEVDSLNGARPSYSSLRDMKYLKYCLRESLRLHPVAPVNTRIAVTDTVLPRGGGPDGSKPVLVPKGTAVGWSVYAMHRRKDLYGPDADRFRPERWETLNTRSEYLPFNGGPRICLGQQYALTEASYVTVRMLQEYEMESRDPGEWEEELAITACNRRGCLVALKARSE from the exons ATGACTCCGCAAGGTCTGCTTGCGGTTTGTACAGGACTGCTTCTCCTAAAGATTTTCATCTCCTTTGTCTCCCGCTACCGCAGGCATCAAATCCTCATCCGACAACACGGTTGTCTTCCGCCACCCAAGGCGAAGCTCAAGGACCCCATATTCGGTATCGACGTCATTTTATCCAACGGGCGAGCAGCCCGGGAGCATCGCAGCCTTCAGACGTTCGAAGAGCGCTTTTACTCCATCGGGGCAACCTACAGCACGAAGCATGGGTTCCCTCTGATCATCACCATGGAGCCCGACAACGTCCGCGCCGTCATCAACCAGAATTTTCACGACTACGCACTCGCCCCGTTCCGTCAACCAGCGCTCAAGCACTTCTTGGGCGACGGCATCTTCACAACGGACGGAGAAAAGTGGCACTCGTCCCGGGCGCTGCTCCGGCCAAACTTCAACCGCGACCAGATTGCCAACCTTGAAGCCATCGAGACTCACGTCAAGGATCTGTTTGCGTTGCTTCCCAGAGATGGCGCCACACCCGTGGACCTGAAGGGCCTCCTGCTGCGCTTCACCATGGACTCGACGACCGAGTTTCTCTTCGGTCAGAGCGTTTACAGCCTGCGGCGCAACGGCGCTCGCGATGGCGACAGCCTCGAGGCGCAGTTCGAGACGGCCTTTACCGGCGCCCAGGCCGAGTGCATGGAGTTCATCGGAATGGGCCCACTGGCTAGGTTCGCGCGAGTAAACTCGCAAAAGCAGGTCGAGATTGTGCACCGCTACATTGACAAGTTTGTAGACAGGGCTATTGCTTTCCGCAaggagta cggaaaacaagggcatagaagcgaatcgagcctgaccgggttcgtgcccggtcctgcttacag gcgggtggttgttgtcgatagccagccgggttatccttgccacg CTTTCCGCAAGGAGTATGAGGCGGGAGGCGGTGGGCCCATCGGCACGGGCAAAGAAAAGCCCAAATATCTATTCCTGCAGGAGCTAGCAAAGCAGACCACCGACAGGACGCGGCTGCGATCCGAGCTTCTGAATATACTCATGGCTGGGAGGGACACCACCGCGAGTCTCTTGGGGAACCTTTTCTTCATGATCTCCAAAAGTCCCGAGATCATGGCCAAGCTCCAGCAAGAAGTCGACAGTCTGAACGGCGCCAGGCCCTCCTATTCTTCGCTGAGAGATATGAAGTATTTGAAATATTGCCTTCGAGAAT CCCTACGGCTCCACCCCGTCGCTCCCGTCAATACACGCATCGCCGTGACCGACACCGTTCTGCCACGTGGTGGTGGGCCCGACGGAAGCAAGCCTGTGCTCGTACCCAAGGGCACTGCGGTCGGATGGTCCGTGTACGCCATGCACCGGCGCAAGGATCTCTATGGTCCAGACGCCGACCGGTTTCGCCCCGAACGCTGGGAGACCCTGAACACCAGATCCGAGTACCTTCCCTTTAACGGAGGGCCACGCATCTGCCTAGGCCAGCAATACGCCCTAACAGAGGCCTCGTATGTCACGGTCAGAATGCTTCAGGAATACGAGATGGAGAGCAGAGACCCTGGAGAATGGGAAGAGGAGCTGGCAATCACTGCTTGCAACAGACGCGGCTGTCTAGTAGCTCTCAAGGCCAGGAGTGAATAA
- a CDS encoding isotrichodermin C-15 hydroxylase, with protein MFHLFSDHVHWLGPLGVAVFFGTLAARCIYFLYFHPLAKYPGPRLAAVSYLWYARKWLQGRYPWAIEELFETHSSEIVRVGPNGIAFRSPQAMHDIYMATVRNRETFVKTEFQDLGGKEPGITAERDPEEHRKVAKQLVPAFSPRAMLAQEQHVHRYVDLLVQQLDKHGGTSSKGVDMREWFDWLVLDIAGYMAWCHEFDNLKNAETCFYLRESIKIGLSGTVGQVLRKFPLLLPLAPFFIPASVARTIPTWMQFNRDIVAERLSKQEKLDGKDYFAWLLRDGSKPPSEDWLVAQSNVLLAAGFDPLTNILTAAVHYLCKTPRALERLCAEVRGEFSTYSEIRADKLQSQKYLQAVLDESMRIHTNAAFGLPRYSPGALVDGEYIPKGVIVQNASFATTHSPKYFLLPREFWPERYLGPDDRWYDQRFEHDHKKAFKPFSIGPRACPGREIGMMQARITLAKLVWTYDMELLNPEVDWDKESKLFLIWGRPEVRL; from the exons ATGTTCCATCTCTTCAGCGACCACGTCCACTGGCTGGGACCACTCGGTGTCGCCGTTTTCTTTGGTACCTTGGCCGCGAGATGCATTTATTTTCTATACTTTCACCCCTTGGCTAAATATCCGGGACCTCGGCTGGCTGCGGTCTCGTACCTCTGGTATGCTCGGAAATGGCTTCAAGGCAGATACCCATGGGCCATCGAAGAACTGTTTGAAACACATAGCT CCGAGATTGTCCGCGTCGGGCCGAACGGGATCGCCTTCAGGTCCCCGCAGGCTATGCATGACATCTACATGGCTACCGTGCGCAACCGCGAGACCTTTGTCAAGACGGAATTCCAAGACCTGGGTGGTAAAGAACCCGGAATCACTGCTGAAAGGGACCCGGAAGAACATCGCAAAGTAGCTAAGCAGCTTGTCCCTGCATTTTCCCCTCGGGCAATGTTGGCTCAGGAGCAGCATGTCCACCGCTATGTTGATCTCCTTGTTCAGCAGCTCGACAAGCACGGCGGCACGAGCAGCAAAGGCGTTGACATGAGAGAG TGGTTCGACTGGCTCGTCCTGGACATTGCCGGGTACATGGCTTGGTGTCATGAGTTTGACAACTTGAAGAACG CTGAAACATGCTTTTACCTACGCGAATCGATCAAGATTGGCCTCTCCGGAACCGTCGGCCAGGTCCTCAGAAAGTTtcccctcctcctccccctGGCCCCTTTCTTTATCCCTGCATCCGTAGCCCGGACCATTCCAACGTGGATGCAGTTCAACCGCGACATCGTCGCAGAGCGCCTCTCCAAGCAGGAAAAGCTCGACGGTAAAGACTACTTTGCATGGCTTCTACGCGACGGCTCCAAGCCCCCGTCCGAAGACTGGCTCGTTGCTCAGTCAAACGTCCTCCTGGCCGCCGGGTTCGACCCGTTGACCAACATCCTGACGGCGGCTGTGCATTACCTGTGCAAGACTCCTCGCGCGCTCGAGCGGCTCTGCGCCGAGGTCAGGGGCGAGTTTTCAACCTATTCGGAAATAAGAGCCGACAAGCTGCAAAGCCAGAAATATCTACAAGCGGTCCTAGACGAATCCATGCGAATCCACACCAACGCAGCTTTCGGCCTTCCTAGGTACAGCCCTGGAGCGTTGGTTGACGGGGAATACATCCCCAAAGGG GTGATTGTCCAAAACGCATCTTTCGCAACTACACATAGTCCCAAATACTTCCTCCTCCCGAGGGAGTTCTGGCCGGAGCGCTACCTGGGTCCCGATGACCGATGGTATGACCAAAGATTCGAGCACGACCACAAGAAAGCGTTCAAGCCTTTCTCTATCGGACCGCGGGCATGTCCGGGACGTGAGATTGGTATGATGCAAGCCCGAATTACCCTGGCGAAGCTGGTATGGACTTATGACATGGAGCTATTGAATCCCGAGGTCGACTGGGACAAGGAGTCCAAGCTGTTCCTCATTTGGGGCCGGCCCGAGGTTCGA CTTTGA